Below is a genomic region from Mytilus trossulus isolate FHL-02 unplaced genomic scaffold, PNRI_Mtr1.1.1.hap1 h1tg000233l__unscaffolded, whole genome shotgun sequence.
ttcacaatattACCTCGTCGAAATTTGCACTTGTTTTGATAATGACCAATGTACAAAACAGTGGACGCGATatttaaattgacatttttttactgtatgataaaCTTAGttcataacatatatttataataatgagTTTACGATAATCCATGTTAATCCGACTAAACCTTTCTATAATATTCCACAAGAAGTTAGACTCAACTATTTTACTGAACAGCCATTGACATATTTAAGATATGGATTCATAAATGTTTATGTACATTATTTGATTGTTGGAGGCAGTTTTTGTAGAACCAACTTGTGTTTTCAGTTTTACACGATGAAAACAAACATCAGTGTATTGACTGTTCTACTGTTTCTTCTACTGATCAACTTTTCCTCGAGTGCTCATCCCGCCGGGTGTTCCTATGATGGCACATTAGCCTCAACTGGACTATATACTTGTGATTTAGGAAGTTACACTGCACCTCTCGCCTATAGTTCTTTCTCCAGTCCTCTCCCACAGAGATTGAAGATCACTGGTGTAACAGGAACATTCACCTCTCAATTGTCAGGATTCTCCAGCTTCTCCACTGGATCCTTTGACGCCAATTATCCAGCAAGCCTCGAACTGGAATGTTTGTCGTCTAATTCGTTAACGTTATCTAGTGTATCCTTCACAGATATGGGTTATCTCCAGGAAGTTAAATTCAGTTTCTGTAACATAGTATCATTGACTACCGGGATGCTGTCTCCATTTGGAACACTCAATTCCTTACGATTTGAAGGGGGTTCTATTGCTTCATATTCAAATAGCTTTCTAACTGGACTCATAGTGGAACCCGTGACATCAACTCCAGAACCGAAAGGAGAGCTTGTAATTAAAGATTGTACGATTACCCCTACGTCCATACCATCCGGGACATTTGACGTTTTGACAACAGTGAAGTCCATTCGTGTAGAGAACGCCGGTGTTACAGCGGTTGACAGTTCACTATACAACCTGGCTGTGGCTGTAAATGACGTATCTCTGGCAGATAACTCTATAACCACTCTAGACAGTGGTATATTTAGCAGCCTGAAAGGACTATCTGATATAAACCTTGACGGGATACCGTATAATTGTACTTGTACCTCCCTAGCATTTCTACAGTCTTTGTCTCAGAACTCTATCCGCTCGGCTGGTCCCATCTGTAATACGCCAGCTGCCTATCAAAGTAAGTAACATTGCATAAACTTCTCTTTTTAAATTCAGCTTGTTTCAAGTCAAAACACTATAATTACCAAcagtaaatatttgaaaaacaactCCAAATTAAAGAAGATATAAACATTGCCGAAAGTATACAAACTAgtgttgtttcatttttatgtgTAGTTTTTCTCTTTCTGTGTAACAGTATAATGTATGTttgtatttaagaattgaatgcttctttttgtaaatttattggggtgttaaagcgttgaccgaagtacattttgtatgaagcgcaagcgcttcattctaaaaatgtacgcacggtcaacgcttttacaaccctataaagttacaaaaagaagcattcaatacttataattacattttttagctaggattataaaaacacgattttcatgaagt
It encodes:
- the LOC134701199 gene encoding uncharacterized protein LOC134701199, translating into MKTNISVLTVLLFLLLINFSSSAHPAGCSYDGTLASTGLYTCDLGSYTAPLAYSSFSSPLPQRLKITGVTGTFTSQLSGFSSFSTGSFDANYPASLELECLSSNSLTLSSVSFTDMGYLQEVKFSFCNIVSLTTGMLSPFGTLNSLRFEGGSIASYSNSFLTGLIVEPVTSTPEPKGELVIKDCTITPTSIPSGTFDVLTTVKSIRVENAGVTAVDSSLYNLAVAVNDVSLADNSITTLDSGIFSSLKGLSDINLDGIPYNCTCTSLAFLQSLSQNSIRSAGPICNTPAAYQNKKATKYYADSCDLSVSCADIAIGSTCMTVYELVGSILSFVTLVLAAIALVIICHTRRQLMAATSNLEKNRNSGWSKAKEAMDTNRSIKPPMRGSQAVHGWG